CACCAGCACCAGCGCCCGGCCGCGCCGCTCGTGCTTTTGCAACAGCGGATGGACCGCCGGGTCTTCGCGCAGCGCCAGGGAGGCCAGCACCTGCTGCATCTTGGCGGCATAAGGCCGCGCCGCCATGATGGCGGCCTGCGCTTTGCGAAAACGCGCCGCGGCGACCATCTTCATGGCTTTGGTGATCTGCTGGGTGCTTTTTACCGAGCTGATGCGCTTTTTGATGTCCTTCAGGTTTGCCATGGTTTTCTTTCTGCGAAAGCAAAGCTGTTAAGTTCCCTGATGAGCCCTATGGAACCCATGGTGTTACCAATCACGAATCACCAGTCACTGCTTTTCAGGGTGTAAACTGCTCGCCGAAGGCCGCCAGCACCGCCTTGATGCGTGCTTCGAGATCGGTGTCGATGGCTTTTTTCTCCGCCAAATCCTTGAGCAAGTCGCCGTGGCGATGCTCCAGGAAGCTGTACAGTTCCTCTTCGTAGCGCCGCAGTACGGTCAGCGGATAGTCGTCGACGTAGCCGTTGTTGGCGGCGTAGATGACCAGGATCTGTTTTTCCACCGGCAGCGGCTGGTACTGGGGCTGCTTGAGGATTTCCACCAGCCGCGCACCGCGCGCCAGCTGTTTCTGGGTGGCGGCGTCCAGATCCGAGCCGAACTGGGCAAAGGCGGCCATCTCGCGGTACTGGGCCAACGACAGGCGCAGGGTGCCGGCCACCTGCTTCATGGCCTTGACCTGGGCGCTGCCGCCGACGCGGGACACCGACAGGCCGACGTTGATGGCGGGCCGTACCCCGGAGTAGAACAGGTCGGCCTCGAGGAAAATCTGGCCGTCGGTGATGGAGATGACGTTGGTCGGGATATAGGAGGACAGGTCGCCGGCCTGGGTCTCGATGATGGGCAGCGCGGTGAGGCTGCCGCCGCCCAGCTCGTCGTTGAGTTTGGCGGCCCGCTCCAGCAGGCGGCTGTGCAGGTAAAAGACGTCGCCGGGAAAGGCTTCGCGGCCGGGCGGACGCCGCAGCAACAGGGACAGCTGCCGGTAGGCGACGGCGTGTTTGGACAGATCGTCGTACACGATCAGGGCGTGGCGGCCGTTGTCGCGGAAGTATTCGCCCATGGTGACCCCGGCATAAGGGGCGATGAACTGCAGCGGCGCCGGTTCGCTGGCGCCGGCGCTGACCACAATGGTGTAGTCCATGGCGCCGTGCTGTTTGAGTTTGTCCACCACCTGCGCCACCGTCGACTGTTTCTGGCCGATGGCGACGTAGATGCAGAC
This DNA window, taken from Syntrophotalea carbinolica DSM 2380, encodes the following:
- the atpA gene encoding F0F1 ATP synthase subunit alpha, translating into MDIKAEEICAIIEQQIENFDREIEISEMGTIISVGDGIARIHGLNRAMAGELLEFPGDVIGMVLNLEEDNVGAAILGDTHHIKEGDSVRRTGRIVEVPVGEALIGRVVNGIGQPIDGGGALEGAEARQVEIKAPGIVTRKSVHQPVQTGLKAIDALVPIGRGQRELIIGDRQTGKTALAIDAIINQKGQDMVCIYVAIGQKQSTVAQVVDKLKQHGAMDYTIVVSAGASEPAPLQFIAPYAGVTMGEYFRDNGRHALIVYDDLSKHAVAYRQLSLLLRRPPGREAFPGDVFYLHSRLLERAAKLNDELGGGSLTALPIIETQAGDLSSYIPTNVISITDGQIFLEADLFYSGVRPAINVGLSVSRVGGSAQVKAMKQVAGTLRLSLAQYREMAAFAQFGSDLDAATQKQLARGARLVEILKQPQYQPLPVEKQILVIYAANNGYVDDYPLTVLRRYEEELYSFLEHRHGDLLKDLAEKKAIDTDLEARIKAVLAAFGEQFTP